Proteins from a single region of Fusobacterium gonidiaformans ATCC 25563:
- a CDS encoding site-specific integrase: MKEVEEYLRQNVAQEKTRRIYLRDLEQVREFLEKDFLEVEEADLQKYFDFCQESLKESSLRRKQSVLRKFYQYLLTERKIQKNPFPVISTTYKKEEKQAKERLSQEEYELLLEELPEEMKVLTKMLWETEAKILDLFDVRVQSLQEYDYKKIVGKRQGKVYSYEIPEFLRGDFQKMVEGKQPEEKVFRGNRQQYDKELKRKNEAWKASQIKKESWKSGKIEIEKIREHYFEIGIGDK, encoded by the coding sequence ATGAAAGAAGTAGAGGAATATTTACGACAAAATGTTGCACAGGAAAAGACTAGAAGAATTTATCTGAGAGATTTGGAACAGGTTCGAGAGTTTTTGGAAAAAGATTTCTTGGAGGTAGAAGAGGCAGACTTACAGAAATATTTTGATTTTTGTCAGGAGAGTTTGAAGGAAAGTAGTCTTCGACGAAAGCAAAGTGTTCTTCGTAAATTTTATCAATATTTATTAACGGAAAGAAAAATTCAAAAGAATCCTTTTCCTGTGATTTCTACGACATATAAAAAAGAGGAAAAGCAAGCAAAAGAACGACTTTCCCAAGAAGAATACGAACTGTTATTAGAAGAGCTGCCGGAAGAAATGAAAGTTTTGACAAAAATGTTATGGGAGACAGAGGCAAAGATTTTAGATTTGTTTGATGTGAGAGTACAAAGCTTGCAAGAATATGATTATAAAAAAATAGTAGGGAAACGACAAGGAAAAGTATATTCCTATGAAATTCCGGAATTTTTACGAGGAGATTTTCAAAAAATGGTAGAGGGAAAGCAACCGGAAGAAAAAGTTTTTCGTGGGAATCGACAGCAATACGACAAAGAACTAAAAAGAAAAAATGAAGCTTGGAAAGCTTCTCAGATTAAAAAAGAAAGCTGGAAATCGGGAAAGATAGAGATAGAAAAAATAAGAGAGCATTATTTTGAAATAGGAATAGGAGATAAATAA
- a CDS encoding 3-hydroxybutyryl-CoA dehydrogenase, which translates to MKVGVIGAGTMGSGIAQAFAQVEGYEVVLCDINDEFAARGKEKLKKGFDKRIAKGKMEQAAADAILSKITTGTKEKCGDCDLIIEAAIENMEIKKQTFKELQAICKPEAMFATNTSSLSITEIGAGLDRPVIGMHFFNPAPVMKLVEVIAGLNTPAEMVDKIKKISEEIGKVPVQVEEAAGFVVNRILIPMINEAVGIYADGVASVEGIDSAMKLGANHPMGPLALGDLIGLDVCLAIMEVLYREFGDTKYRPHPLLRKMVRGGKLGMKSGEGFYKY; encoded by the coding sequence ATGAAAGTTGGAGTTATTGGAGCCGGAACTATGGGATCTGGAATTGCACAAGCATTTGCACAAGTAGAAGGATATGAAGTAGTATTGTGTGATATCAACGATGAGTTTGCTGCAAGAGGAAAAGAAAAATTAAAAAAAGGATTTGACAAGAGAATTGCCAAAGGAAAAATGGAACAAGCAGCAGCGGATGCTATTCTTTCAAAAATCACAACTGGAACAAAAGAAAAATGTGGAGATTGTGATTTAATTATTGAAGCTGCTATCGAAAATATGGAAATTAAAAAACAAACTTTCAAAGAATTGCAAGCAATTTGTAAACCAGAAGCAATGTTTGCAACAAATACTTCTTCTTTATCTATTACAGAAATTGGAGCAGGATTGGATAGACCAGTAATTGGAATGCACTTTTTCAATCCAGCACCTGTTATGAAATTAGTAGAAGTTATCGCAGGGTTAAACACACCAGCAGAAATGGTAGATAAAATTAAGAAAATTTCTGAAGAAATTGGAAAAGTACCTGTTCAAGTAGAAGAAGCAGCAGGATTCGTAGTAAATAGAATCTTAATTCCTATGATCAATGAAGCAGTAGGAATTTATGCTGATGGTGTTGCTTCGGTAGAAGGAATTGATTCTGCTATGAAATTGGGAGCAAATCATCCAATGGGACCTTTAGCATTAGGAGATTTAATTGGATTAGATGTTTGCTTAGCAATTATGGAAGTATTATATAGAGAATTCGGAGATACAAAATACAGACCTCATCCATTATTAAGAAAAATGGTTCGTGGTGGAAAATTAGGTATGAAATCTGGAGAAGGATTCTACAAATACTAG
- the era gene encoding GTPase Era, translating to MKAGFIAVVGRPNVGKSTLMNKLVSEKVAIVSDKAGTTRDNIKGILNFQGKQYIFIDTPGIHKPKHLLGEYMTEIAIRSLKDADAILFLLDGTQEISTGDFFVWEKIQSSKKPVVVLVNKIDKISDEEIEEKKLEIQEKLGEGFKIVFASGMYSFGLPRLLDALEEYLEEGIQYYPEDMYTDMSIYRMITEIVREKILEKTRDEIPHSVAIEILNVAERKEAKDKFDINIYVERSSQKGILIGKDGKMLKEIGSEARKEIENLLERKIYLTLWVKVKDDWRKKKPFLKELGYSYEE from the coding sequence TTGAAAGCAGGATTTATAGCAGTAGTTGGAAGACCAAACGTTGGAAAATCAACCTTGATGAATAAGTTGGTATCGGAAAAAGTTGCGATTGTATCAGATAAGGCAGGAACTACAAGAGATAATATTAAAGGGATTTTAAATTTTCAAGGAAAACAATATATTTTTATTGATACTCCGGGTATTCATAAGCCAAAGCATCTTTTAGGAGAGTATATGACAGAAATTGCTATCCGAAGTTTAAAAGATGCAGATGCTATTTTATTTTTGTTAGATGGAACACAGGAAATTAGTACGGGAGATTTTTTTGTTTGGGAAAAAATTCAGAGCTCAAAAAAACCTGTGGTTGTTTTGGTCAATAAAATTGATAAAATTAGTGATGAAGAAATCGAAGAAAAAAAATTAGAAATTCAAGAAAAATTAGGAGAAGGATTTAAGATTGTTTTTGCTTCCGGAATGTATTCTTTTGGTTTGCCAAGGTTGTTGGATGCTTTGGAAGAATATTTGGAAGAGGGAATCCAATATTATCCGGAAGATATGTATACCGATATGTCTATTTATCGAATGATTACAGAGATTGTTCGTGAAAAAATATTAGAAAAGACAAGAGATGAAATTCCTCATTCTGTGGCAATTGAAATTTTAAATGTTGCGGAAAGAAAGGAGGCTAAAGATAAATTCGATATTAACATCTATGTGGAACGATCTTCTCAAAAAGGAATTTTAATTGGAAAAGATGGTAAGATGTTGAAGGAAATTGGAAGTGAAGCGAGAAAAGAAATTGAAAACTTATTGGAACGAAAAATTTATTTAACCTTATGGGTAAAAGTAAAAGACGATTGGAGAAAGAAAAAACCATTTTTAAAGGAATTGGGATATTCTTATGAGGAATAA
- a CDS encoding enoyl-CoA hydratase-related protein, translating into MEFVKYQQEGFVGVVTIDRPKALNALNSQVLEELAQTFDAVDLQNTRVIVLTGAGEKSFVAGADIGEMSSLSKAEGEAFGKKGNAVFRKIETFPIPVIAAINGFALGGGCEIAMSCDIRICSDNALFGQPEVGLGITPGFGGTQRLARLIGQGKAKEVIYACKNMKAEEAFSVGLVNAVYPIADLMPEAMKLAAKIAKNAPIAVRMCKEAINGGYDLAMDDAVALEAKVFGQCFETEDQREGMKAFLEKRKVEGFKNK; encoded by the coding sequence ATGGAATTTGTGAAGTACCAACAAGAAGGATTTGTCGGTGTTGTAACGATCGACAGACCGAAGGCGTTGAATGCATTGAATAGCCAAGTGTTAGAAGAATTAGCACAAACATTTGATGCAGTGGATTTACAAAACACAAGAGTCATCGTATTGACTGGAGCAGGGGAAAAGTCTTTTGTGGCAGGAGCAGACATTGGTGAAATGAGCTCATTGTCGAAAGCGGAAGGAGAAGCTTTTGGAAAAAAAGGAAATGCTGTTTTCCGAAAAATTGAAACTTTCCCAATTCCTGTGATTGCAGCCATCAATGGTTTTGCTCTAGGAGGAGGTTGCGAAATTGCAATGAGTTGTGATATTCGTATCTGTTCTGACAATGCTTTATTTGGACAACCGGAAGTAGGTCTAGGAATTACTCCAGGATTCGGAGGAACTCAAAGATTGGCTAGATTGATTGGACAAGGAAAAGCAAAAGAAGTCATTTATGCTTGTAAGAATATGAAAGCGGAAGAAGCTTTCTCTGTTGGATTGGTAAATGCGGTATACCCAATTGCCGATTTAATGCCGGAAGCTATGAAATTAGCAGCTAAGATAGCTAAAAATGCACCAATTGCTGTAAGAATGTGTAAAGAAGCTATCAATGGCGGATATGATTTGGCAATGGATGATGCTGTTGCTTTAGAAGCAAAAGTATTTGGTCAATGTTTTGAAACAGAAGATCAAAGAGAGGGAATGAAAGCATTCTTAGAAAAAAGAAAAGTAGAAGGATTCAAAAACAAATAA
- the recN gene encoding DNA repair protein RecN, with protein sequence MLRELKIENLAIIEELDLEFQEGFVVLTGETGAGKSIILSGINLLIGEKASVDMIRDGENSLLAQGVFDITKKQEQDLQKFGISIEDGEVVVRRQLDRNGKSKIYVNSIRVNVTELREIMSSLVDIVGQHSHQMLLNKNNHQKLLDHFLEEKGQIVKKEVESLAKEYDILDRRIKEIEKNRQEALEKKEFYEYQLQEIEKLQLKEGEDEKLEEEYKKIFHAGKIKEKLYNTLYALRDGEYNVSSLLHQSKKNVENLGKYGKEFQEAYESLENISYQLDDCLGVLDELQDSIEVEEGNLDEISKRLDEINRIKNKYNGSIKDILIFRDSIAEKIDFLDENNLEVKTLIEKRKQIAGNYQEKALQLHNERLKVARFIEKELEQELQFLKMEEARLHVQFTEKEGISSEGMEEIEFFISTNLGQSMKPLAKIASGGEVSRIMLAIKVLFSRVDNIPILIFDEIDVGVGGETVKKIGDKLQEIGQRAQVISITHSPAIAARAAQQFYIEKDISGEKTLSSVTELQEEERVREIARMLSGEQVTESVLELAREMLQEGRL encoded by the coding sequence ATGTTAAGAGAGTTAAAAATTGAAAATTTAGCGATTATAGAAGAATTAGATTTGGAATTTCAAGAGGGCTTTGTGGTATTAACCGGAGAAACAGGAGCAGGAAAATCTATTATTTTATCGGGGATTAACCTTTTAATTGGAGAGAAAGCTTCCGTAGATATGATTCGAGATGGAGAAAATTCCTTATTAGCTCAGGGAGTCTTTGATATTACCAAAAAGCAAGAGCAAGATTTACAAAAATTTGGAATTTCGATTGAAGACGGAGAGGTTGTGGTTCGTCGTCAATTAGACCGAAATGGAAAATCTAAAATTTATGTCAACAGTATTCGAGTGAATGTAACGGAACTTCGAGAGATTATGTCTTCTTTAGTCGATATTGTAGGACAACATTCTCACCAAATGTTATTAAATAAGAATAATCATCAGAAGTTACTAGATCATTTTTTAGAAGAAAAAGGGCAAATTGTCAAAAAAGAAGTAGAAAGTTTGGCGAAAGAATATGATATTTTAGATAGAAGAATCAAGGAAATTGAAAAAAATCGACAAGAAGCTTTAGAGAAAAAAGAATTTTATGAATATCAGCTACAAGAAATTGAAAAATTACAGTTAAAAGAGGGAGAAGATGAAAAGTTAGAAGAAGAGTATAAGAAAATTTTTCATGCAGGAAAAATTAAGGAAAAGTTATACAATACTCTATATGCTCTACGGGATGGAGAATATAATGTCAGTTCTTTATTACATCAGTCCAAGAAAAATGTAGAAAATTTAGGAAAATATGGAAAAGAATTTCAAGAGGCCTATGAGTCTTTGGAAAATATTTCTTACCAATTAGATGACTGTTTAGGTGTTTTAGATGAACTTCAAGATTCTATTGAAGTCGAAGAAGGAAATTTAGATGAAATTTCTAAGAGATTGGATGAAATCAATCGGATTAAGAATAAGTATAATGGAAGTATCAAAGATATTTTAATTTTTCGAGATAGCATTGCAGAAAAAATTGATTTTTTGGATGAAAATAATTTAGAAGTAAAAACTTTGATTGAGAAGAGAAAACAGATTGCCGGAAATTATCAAGAAAAAGCTTTACAACTTCATAATGAGAGATTAAAAGTGGCTCGTTTTATTGAGAAAGAATTGGAACAGGAATTACAATTTTTAAAAATGGAAGAAGCTAGACTTCATGTGCAGTTTACAGAAAAAGAGGGAATTTCTTCTGAGGGAATGGAAGAAATTGAATTTTTTATTTCTACGAATTTAGGGCAAAGCATGAAACCGCTTGCTAAAATAGCATCGGGAGGAGAAGTCAGTCGAATTATGTTGGCGATTAAAGTTCTCTTCTCACGAGTCGATAATATTCCTATTTTAATTTTTGATGAAATTGATGTAGGAGTCGGTGGAGAAACTGTCAAAAAAATTGGGGATAAGTTACAAGAAATAGGACAAAGGGCTCAAGTGATTTCGATTACTCATTCTCCTGCCATTGCAGCAAGAGCCGCTCAACAATTCTATATTGAAAAAGATATTTCAGGGGAAAAGACGTTAAGCTCTGTTACAGAATTACAAGAAGAAGAAAGAGTGCGAGAGATTGCTCGAATGTTGTCCGGAGAACAAGTAACGGAATCCGTCTTGGAATTAGCAAGAGAGATGTTACAAGAAGGTCGATTATGA
- a CDS encoding Mrp/NBP35 family ATP-binding protein has product MSGCSTCPSASGCSTEKKVTCGEKNTNPFNKIKKVIGVMSGKGGVGKSTVTVLLAKELQARGYKVGILDGDITGPSIPRLTGIREERAEAVSETEIFPVTTKEGIKVISLNLLLEDENEPVVWRGPVVGNVVKQFWNDVIWGELDFLLIDMPPGTGDVALTVMQSLPLDGVVMVSVPQDMVSMIVAKAVNMTKKMNVPVLGLVENMSYIVCPGCETIIHFHDNNGGKDSLKEMNLNLLGELPMKQEIAKMTQGDDSGIGMIFKEIADRFLKVVK; this is encoded by the coding sequence ATGTCAGGATGTAGCACTTGTCCATCTGCTAGTGGATGTAGTACAGAAAAAAAAGTGACTTGTGGCGAAAAGAATACAAATCCTTTCAATAAAATAAAAAAAGTCATTGGAGTCATGAGTGGAAAAGGTGGTGTTGGAAAATCAACAGTTACCGTTTTATTAGCAAAAGAATTACAAGCTAGAGGATATAAAGTAGGAATTTTGGATGGAGATATAACAGGACCAAGTATTCCTCGATTAACAGGAATTCGAGAAGAAAGAGCGGAGGCAGTTTCTGAAACAGAAATTTTCCCGGTAACAACAAAAGAGGGAATCAAAGTAATATCTTTGAACTTATTATTGGAAGATGAAAATGAACCAGTAGTATGGAGAGGACCGGTAGTTGGAAATGTGGTAAAGCAATTTTGGAACGATGTTATTTGGGGAGAATTAGATTTCCTTTTAATTGATATGCCGCCAGGAACAGGAGATGTTGCTTTAACTGTAATGCAATCTCTTCCTTTGGATGGAGTGGTAATGGTTTCTGTACCTCAAGATATGGTTTCTATGATTGTAGCGAAGGCTGTAAATATGACAAAGAAAATGAATGTTCCAGTTTTGGGATTGGTGGAAAATATGAGTTACATCGTTTGTCCAGGTTGTGAAACAATTATTCATTTCCATGATAATAATGGGGGAAAAGATTCTTTAAAAGAAATGAACTTAAATCTTTTAGGAGAGCTTCCTATGAAGCAAGAAATTGCAAAAATGACCCAAGGTGATGATTCCGGAATTGGAATGATTTTTAAAGAAATTGCAGATCGATTCTTAAAAGTCGTGAAGTAA
- a CDS encoding NAD(+)/NADH kinase translates to MKKKVYLYYNDGKEIAQELYEKSLPFFQERGIEIMTKERENEADFYVVIGGDGTLLTAFKKFARVDIPVIAINAGHLGFLTEIKKEDMFQEYQNFLEGKSQTQKRHFLKVKIGGKTYRALNEVVITRESVVKNMVKLKVFSEDSFVNHYKGDGLIIATPTGSTAYSLSAGGPIVGVPMKVYILTPIAPHNLNTRPLVMDGSSPLSVSLIEEEKAYCIIDGNNEKLLDGNDRVEISYSEETLHLVVPKNRDYYSVIREKLKWGDNLC, encoded by the coding sequence ATGAAGAAAAAAGTATATTTGTACTACAATGATGGAAAAGAAATTGCTCAGGAATTGTATGAAAAAAGTCTTCCTTTTTTTCAAGAGAGAGGCATTGAAATTATGACGAAAGAGAGAGAAAACGAAGCGGATTTTTATGTAGTGATCGGTGGAGATGGAACTCTTTTAACGGCTTTTAAAAAATTTGCTCGAGTTGACATTCCTGTCATTGCGATCAATGCAGGTCATCTAGGCTTTCTAACGGAGATAAAAAAAGAAGATATGTTTCAAGAATATCAAAATTTCTTAGAGGGAAAGTCTCAAACACAAAAAAGACATTTTTTAAAGGTAAAGATTGGTGGGAAAACATATCGAGCTTTAAATGAAGTGGTGATTACGAGAGAGAGTGTCGTGAAAAATATGGTAAAGCTAAAGGTATTTTCCGAAGATTCTTTCGTGAATCATTATAAAGGGGACGGGCTTATTATTGCGACTCCAACAGGATCGACGGCTTATTCTCTATCCGCAGGAGGACCTATTGTAGGAGTTCCTATGAAGGTTTATATTTTAACTCCGATTGCACCACACAACTTAAATACAAGGCCTCTAGTGATGGATGGTTCTTCTCCTCTTTCGGTATCTTTGATAGAAGAGGAAAAAGCTTATTGTATCATTGATGGAAACAATGAAAAGTTATTAGATGGGAACGATAGAGTAGAAATTTCTTACTCGGAAGAGACCTTACATCTAGTAGTGCCAAAAAATCGAGATTATTATTCCGTAATTCGAGAAAAATTAAAATGGGGAGATAACCTATGTTAA